The genomic region CCAGCATCTCGCTGGTCGATCCGAAACAATCCTCAATATGCGCAGCCAGTGCGCCTGAAGGCCTTTGCTTTTCGGGGCTCAAGCATTTCCAATAAAAACTGTGATTCCACACTTGGGCAGCATTGTTGAACAGCCCGCCATTGCCCGCACCCTTGGCGGCAAGGATCACTTCAGAAAGCTTTGCCTCTGCCAGATCACCGCCTTCGATCGCGGCATTGGTCTTGTTCACATAGCCTTGATGATGCTTGCCGTGATGGAACTCAAAAGTTTTGGCCGAAATCAGTTCGCCAAATGCTTCCTTTGCATAAGGAAGGTCGGGCAATTCAAACGCCATGGAACTGTCTCCTCTTGGTCTTGACCGTCATGGCCATATCGCTGGGCCGGTTCAAGTATATCTACCATGGATATTGAGAAATCATGTTCAGCCTGCACAAAAAGAAAAAACCGCCCCAGCGTTCACCAGGACGGCCTTTTCGACGCTAATTGAGCGGGTCTGAACCGCTTAGCTATTTGGTTCGACAATATAATTATCGAGATCGTTACGCGGCGCTTCCCATTCCGGGGCCAGCTCTGTTGCCGTCAGAATGTCAATATAGGCGGACGTAAGATCGCCCGTCAGATGATGCGCAAGGCCGCGGCCATAATGGGCAACGGCCGGGGATTGGGTTCCCAGCTCAAGCGCGCGCGTAAAGTAAGGCAGAGCCTCTTCACCGCGCTCGTCACGGCGCATCAGCACGATCGCTTTGTTGAGCATCGCTTCGGGCTGTTCCGCATCCATTTCGAGCGCCTCGTCGAAATCGGCCAGAGCAAGATCATATTGGCCACGATGGAACTGAATAATGCCACGATTAACATAGGTGGCAATGCGATCTTCGCGCGTCAGCGCTTCTTCGCGCAGGGCAAAATCACATGGCCGCAAGGCACCGCGATTATCCGCTTCGCGGGCAGCGAGCGTATAGCATGTTTCTGCTGAGCTGTTTCCGGCAACCAGCACCGCACCGTTGGCCGCACCAGCGATCGTGGTGACTGCAAGCGCGCCTGCGGCAAGTTTGAGCATCATGGTCATGGCATCCTCCTTTTGCTTCTACAAACTATGCATCAAATCCAGGACATCGTCGCAAAAAGCTGCCCAATACCGCCCTACTATTCGCCGAACGGCATGGATCTAACGACGAACCGCAGTACGCAAAGCCTAGATTCTAGCCGCCTTGGCCGCCAACCACGCGGAAACGGGTCAAATCCCGGGCCGGGACATCCCAGTCCGGATCAAGGTCACTCGCCCGTTGGATATCGAAATAGGCGGCCGACACATCGCCATTCATTTCATGAGCCACACCGCGACCATAATAGGCCAAAGCAGGTTCGCGGGTTCCGTTCTCAATGGCTGCGGTCAGCAGTGCCACCACTTCGGTCATCGCTGCGCGCTGATGCAGCAGTGCGAGACCTTTGTTGAGATAGGCTTCAGGCTCATTCTCATCGAGCTCAATTGCTTCATCATAATCGGCAATGGCCCGTTCGAAATTTCCATTCTGGACGTGGAGTATCCCACGATTGACATAGCTTGCTACCCGATCGCGACCGGTGATGTTCCGATCCTGGATGGCCTCCGTGCACGTGCTGATGTCACTGGGTCCAGACCGCTCATTGAGTGCAGATTCATAACAGGTGCGTGCCGTCGTATTCCCGAAAACCGAGATGGTGGCATGTGCACTTCCGCTGGCAAGAGTGATCAGGGCAAGTCCTGCAACTAGCGAAGATCGACGCATGGCAATTCTCCTCTGAATTGCCTCAACATACCGTATTTCCGCCAAACTGGCGAGTCAGCCGATCATGTCGTGGCGCTTCAGCGCATGACGCAGCTGATCATAGCTGAGCCCCAATGCCTTGGCCGTCTGGCGCTGATTGTAGCGCGATCGCTCCAACGCACCTTCAAGTATCTCTTTTTCATAGCTTTCTACCGCGCCCTTGAAATCGGACACGATCGGTTTTTCCGCTTCTGATTGGAGGGCTGGCGCAGCGCTCGGCGTCGGAGCTTCAGATTCTGGCGCAGCGGGAATCTGCCAGGGAGAATCAAACGGATCGAGCTGAATACTATTGACCGGCTCCTCATGCCGGTCCCAACGATACACAGCCCGTTCGACCACGTTGCGCAGCTCGCGAACATTGCCCGGCCAATCATGCGCCATAAGAGCAGCAACCGCATCGTCACCAAAGCCCGGCCAGGCCGGCCAATCCAGTTCGACACCCATGCGCCGCCCGAAATAGTCGGCCAGGATCAATATGTCGCTTTCGCGGACCCGCAGCGGCGGGAGCGTAACAACCTCGAACGACAATCTGTCGAGCAGATCGGCCCGGAATCGGTTTTGCTCAACAAGGTTCGGCAGATTCTCATTCGTAGCCGCGACAATGCGGGCATCGACCTGCAGCGGTTTGTTCGATCCGATGCGCGTTACTTCACCATATTCTACAGCGCGAAGCAGCCGTTCCTGGGCCGCGGCCGACATTGTCGCCAGTTCATCAAGAAACAAGGTCCCGCCATCGGCCTCTTCAAAGGCACCGGCGCGGGCTCGCGTTGCCCCGGTAAAGGCACCCGCTTCATGGCCGAACAGCTCGGCCTCGATCAACGTTTCAGGCAAGGCCGCGCAGTTCAACGTAATCAAGGGCCCTTCCCATCTCCGGCTTAGCCTGTGCAGCCGTTCGGCAATCAGCTCCTTGCCGGTCCCCCGCTCTCCAATTACGAGGACAGGGCGATCTAGTTCGGCAGCCCGGCTCGCCATCTCGACAGCATCGAGAAAAGCGCCGGATTCTCCCACAAATTGGCTTTCGCGTTCCATTCCCACTCTTTAGCGTAAAATACCAAAGAATGGCAATATGCACCTGCACGAAATAGATGCTTTTTGGCTCAAACTACTGTTTTTATTATCTTTTCCAAATTTGGCACGGTCCCTGCTATGAATAGGACGTTAACGATCAAAAGATCGGAACGCGAAATTCACACCCACAGCGTGGGCCAAGGTTCAGGAGACCAGAGATGACGAATGCAAGGGAAGTCAGCAAGAATATCATCGCCGCAATGGCCGCTCTCGCCGTCACTGGCATCTGCGTCCTCGGCACAGTCGGTCCAGTACCGGCAGAAACCACAGCTCAGCCCGTCCAGCTGCAATCGGATCAGGACGGCATGATTATTGTTACCGGCCGTATTGCCTAGGCCATAGAGATAAGCCGGGAAGGTGGCAGCCCCTCCCCCTTCCCGGCTCAAAACTAAAGAGGGACATTAGGAGTAGCTACCATGGGAATTTTCTCCCGCACCCGCGACATAGTCGCCGCCAATGTCACCGACATTCTCGACAAGGCTGAAGATCCGGCCAAAATGGTCCGGATGATCATCCTCGAAATGGAGGAAACACTGGTTGAAGTTCGCGCCTCTGCGGCACGCACGATTGCCGATCAGAAAGAGATGAAGCGCTCCATTGTGAAGCTCGAACAGCTGCAGGAAAGCTGGAAAGACAAAGCTGAGCTTGCTCTCTCCAAGGATCGCGAAGACCTGGCCAAACAGGCGCTGGTTGAGAAACAGAAGGCCAGCGACATGGCTGACCGCCTCAACGGCGAAATCGAAATTCTCGATGAATCGCTCAAAGCCTATGAGCAGGACATCGCCAAACTTCAGGGCAAACTGCGGGAAGCACGCAGCCGCCAGAACAATATTTCGGCCCGCCTCGAGACCGCAGAAAACCAGATCAAACTGCGCGATCTTTATAATGGCGACCGGGTTCAGGATGCCTTTTCACGGTTCGAAATGCTGGAGCGTCACGTAGATATGGCTGAGGGCCGCGCAGATTCACTTGCGTTAGGCAACGGCCAGCCGAAGACGCTTGAACAGGAAATCGAAGACCTGGAAGCCGGCGACAAGGTCGAAGCCGAGCTCGCGGCCATGAAAAAGGCCAACAAGAAACCTTCAGAAACCAAGGAAGCCTAAACCATGGAAGATATCCTTGTACCCATCGGCGTCGTCGGGATGCTCTTCATCGGGCTCCCCTGGCTGATCCTTCACTATTCCACCCAATGGAAGCGTGCCGGATCAATCACCCGGGAAGATGAAGATCTGCTGGATGAACTTTATGACACTGCGCGCCGACTGGATGATCGGATGAACACGATCGAACGGATCATGGCCGCCGATAACCCGGAATGGGCGCAGGAACGTAGCATCCGCGACGAGCCCCGGATTGAAGACCAGATGGAAGATCGCCTGGAAGGGCTGATGCCAGAAAAAGACACGGCCCGCGCTGAGCGCCGGCGGTAACGACAAGACGAATAGGAGACCGAACCATGCATGATCGCCGCACGAAATTTTACCTCGACAAACAGAATTCGAAGTTCCTCGGCGTTTGTTCCGGTGTCGCAGACTATACGGGCATCGACACGCTCTGGACCCGGATCGGGTTCATGGTCACCGCTTTGTTCTTCTTCCCACCGCTGTTCCTCGTTTACTTCATCGTCGCCTGGTTGGCTCCGTCCAAACCGCTCGGCCTTTACGAGAACAAGGAAGAAGAAAAATTCTGGCAAGGCACGCGGGCCAATCCGCGGCGTTCTGTGAACGAGATCCGCTCGCGTTTCCGTGATGTTGATCGTCGCCTCGCCGATGTCGAATTGATGGTCACAAGCAAGAATACCCGTCTGGCCCAGGAGATCGATGCGCTTCGCTAAGGCGCACGACACAGGTTCAGGCAAGAAGGTTCAGGGAGGAAATTACGTATGAATTGGGGAAGTCCGGTCTTTGTTCTGGCGATTATTGGAATGAGTTTCCTCGCCTGGATCATCACCACTGCCATCCGTGCCAAGCACGGCTATCCGCTCGAAAATGAGTGGGGCGGCTCGACCCAGCGCAAGGATCCCGAAAATGATCGCAAGATCGAACTTCTCTCCAATGAGAATGGTGAGTTGCAGGGCAAGATTGGTCGACTGGAAGAACGGATCTCTGTTCTCGAACGGATCGCAACAGATGGCAGCACACGGCTTGCGGATGAAATCGAAAATCTCCGTGACACGGCTAAACAGGAGGAAAAATAATGGATCCGGAACGCGCACAATTCTTGGCTGACGTTGCCCCAATGATTGCCGTTGTCGTGGCGCTTGGCGTGGTCGGCTGGGTAGTCACCACCTGGATGCGGATCAAACATGGCTATCCGCTCGAAAGCACCTGGGGACAGCCTGTACAACCTCAGATTGATCGTGAATCGAAGGAAGAAATTAAGCTGCTCAGTCAGGAAAACACGCAACTGCGTGACGAGCTAGCCGATTTCAAGGATCGCCTCGCTACCGTCGAACGCATTGTCACCGACAGCGGTTACAA from Parasphingopyxis sp. CP4 harbors:
- a CDS encoding superoxide dismutase; its protein translation is MAFELPDLPYAKEAFGELISAKTFEFHHGKHHQGYVNKTNAAIEGGDLAEAKLSEVILAAKGAGNGGLFNNAAQVWNHSFYWKCLSPEKQRPSGALAAHIEDCFGSTSEMLDALKAEARGHFASGWAWLIFNGDKLEITSLHDADTPVAYEGMKPLFTLDVWEHAYYLDYQNGRGDYIEAILENAVNWEFVAQNLDGEGVSRADQG
- a CDS encoding tetratricopeptide repeat protein — encoded protein: MTMMLKLAAGALAVTTIAGAANGAVLVAGNSSAETCYTLAAREADNRGALRPCDFALREEALTREDRIATYVNRGIIQFHRGQYDLALADFDEALEMDAEQPEAMLNKAIVLMRRDERGEEALPYFTRALELGTQSPAVAHYGRGLAHHLTGDLTSAYIDILTATELAPEWEAPRNDLDNYIVEPNS
- a CDS encoding tetratricopeptide repeat protein; translation: MRRSSLVAGLALITLASGSAHATISVFGNTTARTCYESALNERSGPSDISTCTEAIQDRNITGRDRVASYVNRGILHVQNGNFERAIADYDEAIELDENEPEAYLNKGLALLHQRAAMTEVVALLTAAIENGTREPALAYYGRGVAHEMNGDVSAAYFDIQRASDLDPDWDVPARDLTRFRVVGGQGG
- the pspF gene encoding phage shock protein operon transcriptional activator, translated to MERESQFVGESGAFLDAVEMASRAAELDRPVLVIGERGTGKELIAERLHRLSRRWEGPLITLNCAALPETLIEAELFGHEAGAFTGATRARAGAFEEADGGTLFLDELATMSAAAQERLLRAVEYGEVTRIGSNKPLQVDARIVAATNENLPNLVEQNRFRADLLDRLSFEVVTLPPLRVRESDILILADYFGRRMGVELDWPAWPGFGDDAVAALMAHDWPGNVRELRNVVERAVYRWDRHEEPVNSIQLDPFDSPWQIPAAPESEAPTPSAAPALQSEAEKPIVSDFKGAVESYEKEILEGALERSRYNQRQTAKALGLSYDQLRHALKRHDMIG
- the pspA gene encoding phage shock protein PspA, with protein sequence MGIFSRTRDIVAANVTDILDKAEDPAKMVRMIILEMEETLVEVRASAARTIADQKEMKRSIVKLEQLQESWKDKAELALSKDREDLAKQALVEKQKASDMADRLNGEIEILDESLKAYEQDIAKLQGKLREARSRQNNISARLETAENQIKLRDLYNGDRVQDAFSRFEMLERHVDMAEGRADSLALGNGQPKTLEQEIEDLEAGDKVEAELAAMKKANKKPSETKEA
- the pspB gene encoding envelope stress response membrane protein PspB — encoded protein: MEDILVPIGVVGMLFIGLPWLILHYSTQWKRAGSITREDEDLLDELYDTARRLDDRMNTIERIMAADNPEWAQERSIRDEPRIEDQMEDRLEGLMPEKDTARAERRR
- the pspC gene encoding envelope stress response membrane protein PspC, translating into MHDRRTKFYLDKQNSKFLGVCSGVADYTGIDTLWTRIGFMVTALFFFPPLFLVYFIVAWLAPSKPLGLYENKEEEKFWQGTRANPRRSVNEIRSRFRDVDRRLADVELMVTSKNTRLAQEIDALR